One genomic segment of Suncus etruscus isolate mSunEtr1 chromosome 15, mSunEtr1.pri.cur, whole genome shotgun sequence includes these proteins:
- the POLM gene encoding DNA-directed DNA/RNA polymerase mu — MLPRRRRARAGLPAAAADRTLPPAALFPQVALYLAERRMGRSRRAFLTRLARAKGFRVLDACSTEVTHVVMENTSAQEAGSWWQRHGAAPNPGCPGPMLLDMSWFTECMAAGQPVPVESRHSLEVVAPGKELVRPVWLSPYACQRPTPLKHHNAFLSDALELLAEAANFEGSEGRSLSFCRAASVLKALPSPVTESSQLQALPHFGEHSCRVIQELLEQGMCEEVESVRHSERYQAMKLFTGVFGVGVKVAAQWFQEGLRTLGDLDKQPHRLNQQQKVGLEHLQDLSTPVCWPDVEALQQLVVGAVNQALPGASVTLTGGFRRGKSQGHDVDFLITHPQDGQEAGLLPAVLQFLKKQDLLLYHQYHRSRCRDAAQLTRHSHSMDAFERSFCVFRLPQSLETAGEKPSQSHPAWKAVRVDLVVAPASQFTFALLGWTGSKHFERELRRFSWKERGLKLNSHGLWDPRQKSFFLVSSEEDVFRHLGLEYLPPEQRNA, encoded by the exons ATGCTGCCCAGACGGCGGCGAGCTAGAGCTGGACTCCCGGCTGCTGCGGCCGATCGGACCTTGCCCCCCGCTGCGTTGTTCCCCCAAGTTGCCCTCTACCTGGCCGAGCGGCGCATGGGCCGCAGCCGCCGCGCCTTCCTCACCCGCTTGGCGCGCGCCAAGGGCTTCCGAGTCCTGGACGCCTGCAG CACCGAGGTGACACACGTGGTGATGGAGAACACCTCAGCCCAGGAAGCTGGTAGCTGGTGGCAGCGCCATGGGGCTGCCCCGAACCCCGGCTGCCCTGGCCCAATGCTGCTAGACATGAGCTGGTTCACGGAGTGCATGGCCGCGGGGCAGCCCGTCCCTGTAGAAAGCCGCCACTCCCTGGAG GTGGTTGCCCCCGGAAAGGAGCTTGTGAGGCCCGTGTGGCTGTCGCCCTATGCCTGTCAGCGCCCCACACCTCTCAAACACCACAATGCCTTCCTCTCG GATGCTCTCGAACTACTGGCAGAGGCAGCGAACTTCGAAGGTAGTGAGGGCCGAAGTCTTTCCTTCTGCCGTGCAGCATCGGTGCTCAAGGCCCTGCCCAGCCCAGTCACAGAGTCCAGCCAGCTGCAGGCCCTCCCCCACTTTGGGGAGCACTCCTGCAGGGTCATCCAG GAGCTGTTGGAACAAGGCATGTGTGAGGAGGTAGAGAGTGTCCGGCACTCCGAAAGGTACCAGGCCATGAAG CTCTTCACTGGGGTCTTCGGTGTTGGGGTGAAGGTTGCTGCACAGTGGTTCCAGGAAGGCCTGCGCACCCTGGGGGACCTGGACAAGCAGCCCCACAGATTGAACCAACAGCAGAAAGTGG GCCTGGAACACTTACAGGACCTCAGCACCCCTGTCTGTTGGCCTGATGTGGAGGCCCTGCAGCAGCTGGTGGTTGGCGCTGTGAATCAGGCCCTTCCTGGGGCCTCTGTCACTCTGACAGGTGGCTTCCGCAG GGGCAAGTCACAAGGCCACGACGTGGACTTCCTCATCACACACCCCCAGGATGGCCAGGAGGCTGGATTACTGCCTGCTGTGCTGCAATTCCTGAAGAAGCAG GACCTGCTCCTATACCACCAGTACCACCGCAGCCGCTGTAGAGACGCTGCCCAGCTGACCCGGCACAGCCATTCCATGGATGCTTTCGAGAGGAGTTTTTGTGTCTTCCGCCTGCCACAGTCCCTGGAGACTGCTGGGGAGAAGCCTTCACAGTCCCACCCTGCCTGGAAGGCCGTGCGCGTGGACCTGGTGGTGGCCCCTGCCAGCCAGTTCACCTTTGCCCTGCTGGGATGGACAGGCTCTAAG CACTTCGAACGGGAGCTGCGGCGCTTCAGCTGGAAGGAGCGAGGGCTAAAGCTGAACAGCCATGGGCTGTGGGACCCGCGGCAG AAGAGCTTCTTCCTTGTCTCATCAGAGGAGGATGTCTTCAGACACCTGGGCCTCGAGTACCTGCCCCCGGAGCAGAGAAATGCCTGA